Sequence from the Bremerella volcania genome:
AAAGAGCTTCAGCACGATCGTCGCGACCCCATCAAAATGGATTGGGCGGAATATCCCTTCCAGTGGCAGGGCGATCTCGGGGGCTTTCACCTCGGTGGTGCTGCCTGGCGGGTACATCGCGTCGACTTCCGGGACCAGCGCCCAAACGGGGGCGAATTCCGATAGCAATTCCAGGTCGGCATCGAGCGTCCGCGGATACTTGGCGAAGTCCTCGCCAGGGGCAAACTGGGTGGGATTCACGAAGATCGTGACGACAGTCAGATCGCACGACTTTTGAGACTCGGCGACGAGGCTTAAGTGCCCTGGATGCAGAGCGCCCATCGTCGGAACCAGGCCGACGCGTTTACCATCCGCCTGGACTCGTCGGATTTCGGCACGAAGTTGAGCGGGTTCATGAAATACGCGGGGTGGAGCAGCCATGGGGTGTCACGCCATTAGATGGAGAAACTTTCGCGCGATTGGCGATCGTAAACACAACAAAAAAGGGCTGCGCGAGATGCACAGCCCTTTTCGTGATTTAGCTTGTCACCTTGGCATTAAACCAAGCTGGCTTCACGCATCTTCGAGGCCTGACCGGCTTGGCCGAACGCAACCATGCGATCGATGCAAACCTGCTTCATGGCTTCGCGAGCCGGGGTCAAGTACTTGCGAGGATCGAATTCAGCTGGGTTCTCGGCGAGCACCTTGCGGATGGCACCAGTGATGGCCATGCGGTTGTCGGTGTCGACGTTGATCTTGCGAACGCCGTGCTTGATACCGCGTTGGATTTCTTCAACCGGCACGCCGTAGGTCTGCTTCATGGCACCGCCGTACTTGTTGATGATGTCTTGCAGTTCCTGCGGAACGCTGGAGCTACCGTGCATCACCAGATGGCAGTTCGGCAGACGCTTGTGGATCTCTTCGATACGATCCATGGCCAGCACGTCGCCGGTTGGGGCCTTTGTGAATTTGTAAGCACCATGGCTGGTACCGATGGCAACCGCCAACGCATCGACGCCCGTTTCGGCAACGAATCGTTCGGCTTCTTCCGGATCGGTCAGCAGCTGATCGTGGCTCAGTTCGCCTTCAGCACCGTGGCCGTCTTCGGCTTCACCGGTACCCGTTTCGAGCGAACCCAAGCAGCCCAGTTCGCCTTCGACGCTTACGTTTTTAGCGTGAGCCATTTCGACCACCTTTTTGGTGACCGAGACGTTGTAATCGTAGTCGGCCGGGGTCTTGCCGTCTTCCTTCAGCGAACCGTCCATCATCACCGAGGTGAAGCCATTTTCGATGGCACTCATGCAGGTTTCAGGGCTGTTGCCGTGGTCCTGGTGCATGACGATCGGGATCTCTGGATAGAGTTCCGAAGCGGCCAGCATCAGGTGGCGGAGGTAGTTGTCTTGCGAATAGCTACGAGCACCACGGGAAGCTTGGACGATCACTGGAGAATCCGTTTCCTTGGCGGCTTCCATGATCGACTGGATCTGTTCCATGTTGTTGACGTTGAAGGCAGCCACGCCATAAGAATTTTCGGCTGCGTGATCCAGTAGCACCCGTAGGGGAATCAAAGCCATGAGGTATCTCCCGAGTTAAAGCATTAACACGGCTGCGTGAGGATTCCAAAAGCCCCCTAGGGCAGCCCGACTATTTCATTCAAAGTCGTTATTATCAGAGAGTTTGCGGCGTGGGGTCAATCCCCTGTAGATGGCTACTCGGCGCTGTCAAAATGGGAGGGAAGCAGACCTTCCGTAGAGTCCTCATTAAGGGGCAAATTTTCCTTGACCGATGATTGAGGCTGAAAAAGATCGTCGAATTGTGAGCCAGCCAAGCGAATTAGCAGCAGTTGTCGACGCGGTGAACCGCCGTTTTCTCGCTCGAAGAACGACTTACCCACCCCTTTCACATCCTTCGTTCCACTGAGGACGAGCGTCTGTCCTGCCTCAAGCATGGCAATGAATTCGACTTGCTCGAACACCTTCGTTTCCTTCCGCGTTTCAAAGCGGAACATGCCTTGTCCGGCTTCAACTCGTTGGCGCGGCTGGCCGTGGTGGATCTCGGGAGTTACGACAATCTGCACGCGGCCGTCGTTCTGGGGAAACGTCTTGAGAATGAATTTGCATTCGGCGTTGTAGTACGTCTCGCCCCGTAGCGAGCCGTTGACCGTTTCCAGAAGCGATATCTCTTCCTGAGCTGGCACCATGACGTACTCGCTTCGTTTGCCACGCGGGAACCGGCGATAATTGATGGCCACCTTTTCGTCACCGGTAACTCGCACCATGTCCCCGCCGCTTGCCCCTTTCTTGCTTTCGTTCTCACTGAGAATCTTCCGCAGGGGTGCCGGCAAGTGGAAGTCTACGATCCCGACGCGGAAACCATTGGCAACTAGCTCCCGGCGTTTGTCCAAAGGGATGGCTTGCTCATCGATCTCTTTCCAGATGTCACCGAGGTCTTGCTGGTCGACGCTGTTGAGCGATAACCGGGCAATTTCCAGCGATACGGTATCCGCGGCGATGGGAGCGGAAGGCAATTCGCTCGGCGGAACGTCTTCTTCTGGATGCCATAGCGCACGACAGCCGCCTGCGAACATCATCGCAAATAGCAGTACAGCGGCGATCCTTCGAGCATCCATGCCAGAAGCGTTTTCATCGTAGGTGGTAAACGGAGAGCCCCCTGCGCGCATCGCGGGGCAGGCAGATACTAGAGAAACCGTCAACTCACGGCAAGCGATGTTTGACGGGTGCTAGCAGTGTCAGGATAGTGGCCCACTCGAGATCGACTAGTTTGCTGCCGGCAGCGGTACTTGAGCAGGGTTTTTCAGGTACGAAATCAGATCGATAAACTGCTCATCGGTCAGCAGCCCGCCTGGCTGATTGGGCCCTGCCCCCAGTTGAAGATCCGGCATCGGCGAGAGGGCCGTTTTCTTCTGAGCTTCAATCCCTTCCTTTTCGACCGTTACACGATCGGTCGGCGTTTGTAGCGTCAGGGTGCGATCGGTTTGCTCGGCGATGATCCCACTTAGCACCCGCCCATCATCCATTTGCAAAACCGTCATCCGGTAGTCGGCACTGACGATCGCGCTAGGGTCGATGATGTTCTGCAGCAGGTAATCGAGGTTGCTGCGGTTGCTACCGGTCAGGTCTGGTCCGATGTTGCTTCCCTCGCCATACAAACGGTGGCACTTGGCACACAATCCTTCAAACACAACGCGGCCTTGGCCCATATTGGCGT
This genomic interval carries:
- the fba gene encoding class II fructose-bisphosphate aldolase (catalyzes the reversible aldol condensation of dihydroxyacetonephosphate and glyceraldehyde 3-phosphate in the Calvin cycle, glycolysis, and/or gluconeogenesis), producing MALIPLRVLLDHAAENSYGVAAFNVNNMEQIQSIMEAAKETDSPVIVQASRGARSYSQDNYLRHLMLAASELYPEIPIVMHQDHGNSPETCMSAIENGFTSVMMDGSLKEDGKTPADYDYNVSVTKKVVEMAHAKNVSVEGELGCLGSLETGTGEAEDGHGAEGELSHDQLLTDPEEAERFVAETGVDALAVAIGTSHGAYKFTKAPTGDVLAMDRIEEIHKRLPNCHLVMHGSSSVPQELQDIINKYGGAMKQTYGVPVEEIQRGIKHGVRKINVDTDNRMAITGAIRKVLAENPAEFDPRKYLTPAREAMKQVCIDRMVAFGQAGQASKMREASLV